In Methylobacterium aquaticum, the following are encoded in one genomic region:
- a CDS encoding cisplatin damage response ATP-dependent DNA ligase, with amino-acid sequence MNDFAHLLDRLAYEPRRNAKLRLLQDFFRHTPDPDRGYALAAMTGSLSFREAKPGLIRGLVEERVDPVLFRLSHNYVGDLAESTALIWPGRGDAPGPGHNNPPVPTLSEVVEALGTIGKGELPARLAAWLDALDETGRWALLKLITGELRVGVSARLAKTAVASLGGHEADAVEEVWHGLEAPYPELFAWVEGRAGPPESVNPAPFRPPMLSHPIEEESDFDKLEPEAFSAEWKWDGIRVQLAGGRDRDGRQVQKIYSRTGEDISGAFPDLAEAITFSGALDGELLILREERVQSFNVLQQRLNRKAVTGKLLQEFPAHVRAYDLLAEDGEDLRPLAFAERRARLEAFVAGLDHARIDLSPLVPFADWEALAAARADPASVGAGPDADAIEGVMLKRLTSPYQPGRPKGPWWKWKREPYLVDAVMMYAQRGHGKRSSFYSDYTFGVWREAPDGAEELVPVGKAYHGFTDEELAKLDRYVRNHTTKRFGPVREVEYGVGKGLVLEIAFEGVQRSTRHKSGVAMRFPRVSRIRWDKPPAEADRIEALERILARGEKEVHPGREIAG; translated from the coding sequence GACCGGCTCGTTGAGCTTCCGCGAGGCCAAGCCCGGCCTGATCCGCGGCCTCGTCGAGGAACGGGTCGATCCGGTGCTGTTCCGGCTCTCGCACAACTATGTCGGCGACCTCGCGGAATCGACGGCGCTGATCTGGCCCGGGCGTGGCGATGCGCCGGGCCCCGGCCACAACAATCCGCCGGTGCCGACCCTGTCCGAGGTGGTGGAGGCACTGGGCACCATCGGCAAGGGCGAGCTGCCGGCGCGGCTCGCCGCCTGGCTCGACGCCCTCGACGAGACCGGGCGCTGGGCGCTCCTCAAGCTCATCACCGGGGAATTGCGGGTCGGCGTCTCGGCAAGGCTGGCCAAGACCGCGGTGGCGAGCCTCGGCGGCCACGAGGCCGACGCGGTCGAGGAGGTCTGGCACGGTTTGGAGGCGCCGTACCCCGAGCTGTTCGCCTGGGTCGAGGGCCGGGCCGGCCCGCCGGAATCGGTCAACCCGGCGCCGTTCCGTCCGCCGATGCTGTCGCATCCGATCGAGGAGGAGAGCGACTTCGACAAGCTGGAGCCGGAGGCGTTCTCGGCCGAGTGGAAATGGGACGGCATCCGGGTCCAGCTCGCCGGCGGCCGCGACCGCGACGGCAGACAGGTCCAGAAGATCTACTCGCGCACCGGCGAGGACATTTCCGGTGCCTTCCCGGATCTCGCCGAGGCGATCACCTTCTCGGGCGCCCTCGACGGCGAATTGCTGATTCTTCGCGAGGAACGGGTGCAGAGCTTCAACGTGCTCCAGCAGCGCCTCAACCGGAAGGCGGTGACCGGCAAGCTCCTCCAGGAGTTCCCGGCCCATGTCCGCGCCTACGACCTCCTGGCCGAGGACGGGGAGGACCTGCGACCGTTGGCCTTCGCCGAGCGCCGGGCCCGGCTGGAGGCCTTCGTCGCCGGGCTCGACCACGCCCGCATCGACCTCTCGCCGCTCGTGCCCTTCGCCGACTGGGAGGCGCTCGCCGCCGCGCGGGCCGATCCGGCCTCGGTCGGCGCCGGGCCGGATGCGGACGCGATCGAGGGGGTGATGCTCAAGCGGCTGACCAGCCCCTACCAGCCCGGCCGTCCCAAGGGGCCATGGTGGAAGTGGAAGCGCGAGCCTTATCTGGTCGACGCGGTGATGATGTACGCCCAGCGCGGCCACGGCAAACGCTCGTCGTTCTATTCCGACTACACGTTCGGGGTCTGGCGCGAGGCACCGGACGGGGCGGAAGAGCTGGTGCCGGTAGGCAAGGCCTATCACGGCTTCACCGACGAGGAGCTGGCCAAGCTCGACCGCTACGTCCGCAACCACACCACCAAGCGCTTCGGCCCGGTGCGGGAGGTGGAATACGGGGTGGGCAAGGGGCTGGTCCTGGAGATCGCCTTCGAGGGCGTGCAGCGCTCGACCCGGCACAAATCGGGCGTGGCGATGCGGTTTCCCCGGGTCAGCCGGATCCGCTGGGACAAGCCGCCGGCCGAGGCCGACCGGATCGAGGCGCTGGAGCGCATCCTGGCCCGTGGCGAGAAAGAGGTTCACCCCGGACGGGAGATCGCCGGATGA
- a CDS encoding secondary thiamine-phosphate synthase enzyme YjbQ: MRRVETIAEGPVTRQATGRLVVDTRGQGFTEITEAAAGFVRETGLRHGLLTVFCRHTSASLTIQENADPDVRTDLMTALDGLAPRHAGYVHDSEGPDDMPAHLRTLLTDSALTIPLVEGRLALGTWQGIYLIEHRDRPHRREIVLHLVGA, from the coding sequence ATGAGACGCGTCGAGACCATCGCCGAGGGTCCGGTCACCCGCCAGGCCACCGGACGCCTCGTGGTCGACACCAGGGGCCAGGGCTTCACCGAGATCACCGAGGCGGCGGCCGGCTTCGTGCGCGAGACGGGCCTGCGCCACGGCCTGCTCACGGTGTTCTGCCGCCACACCTCGGCGTCGCTGACGATCCAGGAGAATGCCGACCCGGACGTGCGCACCGACCTGATGACCGCCCTCGACGGGCTGGCGCCGCGCCATGCGGGTTATGTCCATGATAGCGAGGGACCGGACGACATGCCGGCGCATCTCCGCACCCTGCTCACCGACTCGGCCCTGACGATCCCGCTCGTGGAGGGCCGGCTGGCGCTCGGCACCTGGCAGGGCATCTACCTGATCGAGCACCGCGACCGGCCGCATCGGCGCGAGATCGTGCTGCACCTCGTCGGCGCATGA
- a CDS encoding response regulator: MGSETTIVVADDHPLFRGALRGAVTAILPGARILEASGLEPLTKILDDEHEVDLVLLDLTMPGVQGFSGLIYLRAQHPAIPVVIVSANEDPVVIRRALDFGAAGFIPKSLEVDRIGEAIGQVLAGGHWSPPDIELSASEDKETADLMRRLATLTPQQVRVLMMLSEGLLNKQIAYELGVSEATVKAHVSAILQKLGVESRTQAVIVSSRIGATLKPPAGVE; the protein is encoded by the coding sequence TTGGGTTCCGAGACCACCATCGTCGTCGCGGACGACCACCCGCTCTTTCGCGGTGCCCTGCGCGGGGCCGTGACGGCCATTCTGCCCGGCGCCCGGATCCTCGAGGCGAGCGGGCTCGAACCGCTGACCAAGATCCTCGATGACGAGCACGAGGTCGACCTCGTGCTCCTCGACCTCACCATGCCGGGGGTGCAGGGGTTTTCCGGCCTGATCTACCTGCGGGCGCAGCACCCGGCGATCCCCGTGGTGATCGTCTCCGCCAACGAGGATCCGGTGGTGATCCGCCGCGCCCTCGATTTCGGCGCCGCCGGCTTCATCCCGAAATCCCTCGAGGTCGACCGCATCGGCGAGGCGATCGGCCAGGTGCTCGCCGGCGGCCACTGGTCGCCGCCTGACATCGAGTTGTCGGCCTCCGAAGACAAGGAGACGGCCGACCTGATGCGCCGCCTCGCCACCCTGACGCCGCAGCAGGTGCGGGTGCTGATGATGCTCTCGGAGGGATTGCTCAACAAGCAGATCGCCTACGAGCTCGGCGTCTCGGAGGCGACCGTGAAGGCCCATGTCTCAGCGATCCTGCAGAAGCTCGGCGTCGAGAGCCGCACCCAGGCGGTGATCGTGTCCTCGCGCATCGGCGCGACGCTGAAGCCCCCGGCCGGGGTGGAGTAG
- a CDS encoding acyl-homoserine-lactone synthase yields the protein MITIIDRENYHASADLLDRIYCFRHRLFVETMRWEACRKPDGRERDQFDGPDCIHVAGIDDGEVVSYSRLLPTTRPHLQSHVYPQLLQGATVPTGPRLFEWTRCGAAPWRRASATAKDPVAGRQFVAVAELTGLLGLDGYLIQAHPIMITHLATLGWDTEPLALPMIYDGNPLVPFLCRWTPATADTTRAVFGLEGTPYDVTRGLGRDRETGERILRAS from the coding sequence TTGATCACGATCATCGATCGCGAAAACTACCACGCCAGCGCGGATCTGCTCGACAGGATATATTGCTTCCGCCACCGCCTGTTCGTCGAGACGATGCGCTGGGAGGCCTGCCGCAAGCCCGATGGGCGCGAGCGCGACCAGTTCGACGGGCCGGACTGCATCCACGTCGCCGGCATCGACGACGGCGAGGTCGTGTCGTATTCGCGCCTGCTGCCGACCACCCGGCCGCATCTCCAGAGCCACGTCTACCCGCAGCTCCTCCAGGGCGCGACGGTGCCGACCGGCCCGCGGCTGTTCGAGTGGACCCGCTGCGGCGCTGCGCCCTGGCGGCGGGCCTCGGCCACCGCGAAGGACCCGGTCGCCGGGCGCCAGTTCGTGGCGGTGGCCGAGCTGACCGGGCTCCTGGGCCTCGACGGGTACCTGATCCAGGCCCACCCGATCATGATCACCCATCTGGCGACCCTCGGCTGGGACACCGAGCCCCTGGCGCTGCCGATGATCTATGACGGCAATCCCCTGGTGCCGTTCCTCTGCCGCTGGACGCCCGCCACCGCCGACACCACCCGGGCGGTGTTCGGATTGGAGGGCACGCCCTACGACGTGACGCGCGGCCTCGGGCGGGACCGCGAGACCGGGGAGCGCATCCTGCGGGCCTCGTGA
- a CDS encoding LuxR family transcriptional regulator translates to MAVIGRVTLDLVQDLKAARNTAEIVAVLTRAGTVFGYERFAIAGAPQSAGENLPERLLLMHWPEEWATRYVEQAYVQHDPVMAHVRRTTMPFLWSEVRVDRDAALARRIMGEAPAFGLGDGLCVPIHDVDGTETAASFGAPRMDLSDEARAGLHLLAIYAHLASRSFGPAAPARPTRRPGGLARCTRREIECIKWAAAGKTGWETSEILSLSQRTVEDYLRNAARKLGAVNRVQLVAQAMREGLID, encoded by the coding sequence ATGGCGGTGATCGGGCGGGTCACCCTGGACCTGGTCCAGGACTTGAAGGCGGCGCGGAACACGGCCGAGATTGTCGCCGTGCTGACACGGGCCGGGACGGTGTTCGGCTACGAGCGCTTCGCCATCGCGGGCGCGCCGCAGAGCGCCGGCGAGAACCTGCCCGAGCGGCTGCTGCTGATGCACTGGCCGGAGGAATGGGCGACCCGGTACGTCGAGCAGGCCTACGTCCAGCACGACCCGGTGATGGCGCATGTCCGGCGCACCACCATGCCGTTCCTGTGGTCGGAAGTCCGGGTCGACCGCGACGCGGCGCTCGCCCGGCGCATCATGGGCGAGGCTCCGGCCTTCGGCCTCGGCGACGGGCTCTGCGTGCCGATCCACGACGTCGACGGCACCGAGACCGCGGCCTCGTTCGGCGCTCCGCGGATGGACCTCTCGGACGAGGCCCGGGCGGGCTTGCACCTCCTGGCGATCTACGCCCACCTCGCCTCGCGCAGCTTCGGCCCCGCCGCGCCGGCACGGCCCACCCGCCGCCCGGGTGGGCTCGCCCGCTGCACCAGGCGCGAGATCGAGTGCATCAAATGGGCCGCCGCCGGCAAGACCGGCTGGGAGACCTCCGAGATCCTGTCGCTGTCGCAGCGCACGGTGGAGGATTACCTGCGCAATGCCGCCCGCAAGCTCGGCGCCGTCAACCGGGTGCAGCTCGTCGCCCAGGCGATGCGCGAGGGATTGATCGATTAG
- a CDS encoding PTS fructose transporter subunit IIC — protein MTHLVAVVGGGDLSTHAVLAAEALRRAAGRRNQRLDLELRGRGATGAPLSDGAIREADAVLLVGTGDLGEGRFGALHRAKAAIEDVLADVDGVIDRALAGKGRGEKAQGAAPEAGPRRIVAITSCPTGIAHTFMAAEGIQAAAQALGHAVRVETQGSVGARDALTPDEIAAADIVLIAADTGVDRARFSGKRVYATTTKAAIRDGKGLIATALKDAELQGAAIAESGPARPAAAETKAGAYKHLMTGVSFMLPFVVAGGLLIALAFAFGGIDAMSAANKGTLGFALGEIGAKAAFALIVPALAGYIAFSIADRPGIAPGMIGGMLAANLNAGFLGGIVAGFIAGYTVSFLSRSIRLPKNLEGLKPVLILPLIGTLVTGLLMVYVVGVPVAALLAVLTGWLKGMQGASALLLGLILGGMMAVDMGGPINKAAYASSAALISSGIYTPMAAVMLAGMTPPLGIALATRLFPGRFSEPEREAGTAAAVLGAAFITEGAIPFAAADPLRVIPALVAGSAVAGAISMTVGVELRVPHGGLFVLPIPNAITPVLGAVVALIAGTAITAILVGVLKKRAA, from the coding sequence ATGACCCACTTGGTGGCCGTCGTCGGAGGCGGCGACCTCAGCACCCATGCGGTGCTGGCGGCCGAGGCCCTGCGCCGGGCGGCGGGGCGGCGCAACCAGCGCCTCGATCTCGAACTGCGCGGCCGCGGCGCGACCGGCGCGCCCCTGAGCGACGGCGCGATCCGGGAGGCCGACGCGGTGCTCCTCGTCGGCACCGGCGATCTCGGCGAGGGCCGCTTCGGCGCCCTGCACCGGGCCAAGGCGGCGATCGAGGACGTGCTCGCCGATGTCGACGGCGTCATCGACCGGGCGCTCGCCGGCAAGGGTCGCGGCGAGAAGGCTCAGGGTGCCGCCCCCGAAGCCGGCCCGAGGCGCATCGTCGCCATCACCTCCTGCCCGACCGGCATCGCCCACACCTTCATGGCGGCGGAAGGCATCCAGGCCGCCGCCCAGGCGCTCGGCCACGCGGTGCGGGTGGAGACGCAAGGCTCGGTCGGCGCCCGCGACGCGCTGACGCCGGACGAGATCGCGGCGGCCGACATCGTGCTCATCGCCGCCGATACCGGGGTCGACCGGGCGCGGTTCTCGGGCAAAAGGGTCTACGCCACCACCACCAAGGCGGCGATCCGCGACGGCAAGGGCCTGATCGCCACCGCCCTGAAGGATGCCGAGCTGCAGGGCGCGGCAATCGCCGAATCCGGCCCCGCCCGTCCGGCCGCCGCCGAGACGAAGGCCGGCGCCTACAAGCACCTGATGACCGGCGTGTCGTTCATGCTGCCCTTCGTGGTGGCGGGCGGCCTCCTGATCGCGCTCGCCTTCGCGTTCGGCGGCATCGACGCGATGTCGGCGGCCAACAAGGGCACGCTCGGCTTCGCGCTCGGCGAGATCGGCGCCAAGGCGGCCTTCGCGCTGATCGTGCCGGCGCTCGCCGGCTACATCGCCTTCTCGATCGCCGACCGGCCCGGCATCGCGCCGGGCATGATCGGCGGCATGCTGGCGGCCAACCTCAATGCGGGCTTCCTCGGCGGCATCGTGGCGGGCTTCATCGCCGGCTACACGGTGTCGTTCCTCAGCCGCTCCATCCGGCTGCCGAAGAACCTCGAGGGCCTGAAGCCCGTCCTGATCCTGCCGCTGATCGGCACGCTCGTGACCGGTCTCCTGATGGTCTACGTCGTCGGCGTGCCGGTGGCGGCGTTGCTCGCGGTCCTCACCGGCTGGCTCAAGGGCATGCAGGGCGCGAGCGCGCTGCTGCTGGGTCTCATCCTCGGCGGCATGATGGCGGTCGACATGGGCGGGCCGATCAACAAGGCGGCCTATGCTTCCTCCGCGGCGCTGATCTCCTCGGGCATCTACACCCCGATGGCCGCCGTGATGCTCGCCGGCATGACCCCGCCCCTCGGCATCGCGCTCGCCACCCGGCTCTTCCCCGGCCGGTTCAGCGAGCCGGAGCGCGAGGCCGGCACCGCCGCGGCGGTCCTGGGCGCCGCCTTCATCACCGAGGGCGCCATCCCCTTCGCGGCCGCCGACCCTCTGCGGGTGATCCCGGCCCTGGTGGCGGGCTCGGCGGTGGCGGGCGCGATCTCGATGACCGTCGGGGTCGAGCTGCGCGTCCCCCATGGCGGCCTGTTCGTGCTGCCGATCCCGAACGCCATCACCCCGGTACTCGGCGCCGTGGTGGCGCTCATCGCCGGCACGGCGATCACCGCCATCCTGGTCGGCGTCCTCAAGAAGCGGGCGGCCTGA
- the pfkB gene encoding 1-phosphofructokinase: MTRILTLTLNPAIDRTVTLDRLAPGEVHRARAVRDDAGGKGINVASCLADWGLPVTAAGVLGAGNAAVFEALFLAKGIADRCVCVAGETRINLKLVDPAGTTDVNLPGLTLDPATLRAVRAVLAEAAGPDTLVVLAGSLPAGAGTGLYAELTAELKSRGARVLLDASGPPLAAGLAAATLPDVVKPNRHELEEWAGHPLPTLVDVVEAARGLVRRGIPLVAVSLGAEGAVFVREREALHALAPAIEVASTVGAGDALVAGLVAGLVADLSLADTARLALAFAAGKLTRAGANLPGREEVEAIAGAIEVRTLTA, translated from the coding sequence GTGACCCGAATCCTCACCCTCACCCTCAACCCGGCGATCGACCGGACCGTGACCCTCGACCGGCTGGCGCCGGGCGAGGTCCACCGCGCCCGCGCGGTGCGCGACGATGCCGGCGGCAAGGGCATCAACGTGGCGAGCTGCCTCGCCGATTGGGGCCTGCCCGTCACGGCGGCGGGCGTGCTCGGCGCCGGCAACGCCGCCGTCTTCGAGGCCCTGTTCTTAGCCAAGGGCATCGCGGATCGCTGCGTCTGCGTCGCCGGCGAGACCCGCATCAACCTGAAGCTCGTCGATCCCGCCGGCACCACCGACGTGAACCTGCCGGGCCTGACGCTCGACCCCGCGACCCTGCGGGCGGTGCGCGCCGTGCTGGCCGAGGCGGCCGGCCCGGATACCCTGGTGGTCCTCGCCGGCAGCCTGCCGGCAGGCGCCGGGACCGGCCTCTACGCCGAGCTGACGGCGGAGCTGAAGAGCCGCGGCGCCCGGGTTCTGCTCGACGCCTCCGGGCCGCCGCTCGCCGCAGGCCTCGCCGCCGCGACCCTGCCCGACGTGGTCAAGCCGAACCGGCACGAGCTGGAGGAATGGGCCGGCCATCCGTTGCCCACCCTCGTCGACGTGGTCGAGGCGGCCCGCGGCCTCGTGCGGCGCGGCATCCCCCTGGTGGCGGTCTCGCTCGGGGCCGAGGGCGCGGTGTTCGTGCGTGAGCGGGAGGCCCTGCACGCGCTCGCCCCGGCGATCGAGGTCGCCAGCACCGTCGGAGCCGGCGATGCCCTGGTGGCGGGGCTGGTCGCCGGGCTCGTGGCCGATCTCAGCCTCGCCGACACCGCCCGCCTGGCGCTGGCCTTCGCGGCCGGCAAGCTGACCCGGGCCGGCGCCAACCTGCCGGGGCGCGAGGAAGTCGAAGCGATCGCAGGGGCGATCGAGGTTCGCACCCTGACGGCGTGA
- the ptsP gene encoding phosphoenolpyruvate--protein phosphotransferase: MLAPTPPLTPRVLIRTAAAPATKEAAIREAAQLLVAAGCIDPAYEASMLRREGVANTYLGHGVVIPHGMVDDRALVRESGLAVLQVPGGVAWHDGQDAHLVVAIAAQSDTHITVLRRLTRLIQDEARLERLRTTTDAAEIAAALAEDAAAPGSAGPAADLRQSFTWTVDYPTGLHARPASAWVEAARASPARIQVRHGAEVADAKNLISLLQLGLRAGDEAVISTDGDDAPAVLARLKAVITGLSAGEKAAAARAAEAAAKAAAPVAGWNPADPCQVIPGIGASPGLAIGPIHVLGPTEVAVPDEPEPLTSGGDRLHAALESTAAQLKALADDTGRRLGQADAGIFKAQADLIADTDLITLACQLMVEGHGVAFAWHRAVERMAGQLSALGNPVLAARAADLRDVGRRVLAQIDPALQAGHALPDAPCILLSPDLAPSDTAGLDPARVLGLATAQGGPTSHTAILARTLGIPSVVAAGPGLLALPAGRTAILDGTTGRLYLDPSQRDLASAHAWRESLRATQEAEARERGLPARTRDGHDLAIGANVNTPDQVPFALSQGAEGVGLMRTEFLFLERGDTPDEDDQYATYRAMLEALQGRPLIVRALDIGGDKQVPHLALPKEENPFLGVRGARLLLRRPDLMEPQLRALYRAAKDCVPAGAPTGKDAPLSIMFPMITSVPEVLALRAACERIRAEIGAPAVPLGIMIEVPAAAIQADALAAHCDFFSIGTNDLTQYALAIDRQNTELAPEADSLHPAVLRLVRMTCEGAARHGRYVGVCGGIAGDPFGAGLLAGLGVHELSMTPRDLPAVKARLRAASLAELKALADDACAQPDAASVRALDREARS, encoded by the coding sequence ATGCTCGCGCCGACACCGCCGCTGACGCCGCGCGTCCTGATCCGCACCGCCGCCGCGCCCGCGACCAAGGAGGCCGCGATCCGCGAGGCGGCCCAGCTCCTCGTCGCCGCCGGCTGCATCGATCCGGCCTACGAGGCCAGCATGCTGCGCCGCGAGGGGGTCGCGAACACCTATCTCGGCCACGGCGTGGTGATCCCGCACGGCATGGTCGACGATCGCGCCCTGGTGCGCGAGAGCGGGCTCGCCGTCCTCCAGGTGCCCGGCGGCGTCGCCTGGCACGACGGGCAGGACGCCCACCTCGTGGTGGCGATCGCCGCGCAATCCGACACCCACATCACGGTCCTGCGCCGCCTCACCCGCCTGATCCAGGACGAGGCCCGGCTGGAGCGCCTGCGCACCACGACCGACGCCGCCGAGATCGCCGCGGCTCTCGCCGAGGACGCTGCCGCGCCCGGCAGCGCCGGCCCCGCCGCCGACCTGCGCCAGAGCTTCACCTGGACCGTCGACTACCCGACCGGCCTGCATGCCCGCCCGGCCTCGGCCTGGGTCGAGGCGGCCCGGGCCAGCCCGGCCCGGATCCAGGTCCGCCACGGCGCCGAGGTGGCGGATGCCAAGAACCTGATCTCGCTGCTCCAGCTCGGCCTGCGCGCCGGCGACGAGGCGGTGATCTCCACGGACGGCGACGACGCCCCCGCCGTTCTGGCCCGGCTCAAGGCCGTGATCACCGGCCTGTCGGCCGGCGAGAAGGCGGCGGCGGCCCGCGCCGCGGAGGCCGCCGCGAAGGCCGCCGCCCCGGTGGCGGGCTGGAACCCGGCCGATCCCTGCCAGGTGATCCCCGGCATCGGCGCCAGCCCCGGCCTCGCCATCGGGCCGATTCACGTTCTCGGCCCGACCGAGGTCGCGGTGCCGGACGAGCCCGAGCCTCTGACCAGCGGCGGCGACCGGCTGCACGCGGCGCTCGAGAGCACGGCGGCGCAGCTGAAGGCGCTCGCCGACGATACCGGCCGACGCCTCGGCCAGGCCGATGCCGGGATCTTCAAGGCGCAGGCCGACCTCATCGCCGACACCGACCTGATCACGCTGGCCTGCCAGCTGATGGTCGAGGGTCACGGCGTCGCCTTCGCCTGGCACCGGGCGGTGGAGCGGATGGCCGGCCAGCTCTCGGCTTTGGGCAATCCGGTGCTCGCCGCCCGCGCGGCGGACCTGCGCGATGTCGGCCGCCGGGTGCTGGCGCAGATCGATCCCGCGCTCCAGGCCGGCCACGCCCTGCCGGACGCGCCCTGCATCCTGCTCAGCCCCGACCTCGCGCCTTCCGACACCGCCGGGCTCGACCCCGCCCGGGTGCTCGGGCTTGCCACCGCGCAAGGCGGGCCGACCTCCCACACGGCGATCCTGGCGCGGACGCTCGGCATCCCCTCGGTGGTGGCGGCCGGGCCCGGCCTTCTCGCTCTGCCTGCCGGCCGGACCGCGATCCTCGACGGCACGACAGGGCGGCTCTACCTCGATCCGAGCCAGCGCGACCTCGCCTCGGCGCACGCCTGGCGCGAATCCTTGCGGGCGACGCAAGAGGCGGAGGCACGCGAGCGCGGCCTGCCGGCCCGCACCCGCGACGGGCACGACCTCGCCATCGGCGCCAACGTCAACACGCCCGACCAGGTCCCCTTCGCCCTGTCGCAGGGCGCCGAGGGCGTCGGCCTGATGCGCACCGAGTTCCTGTTCCTGGAACGCGGCGACACCCCGGACGAGGACGACCAATACGCCACCTACCGGGCGATGCTGGAGGCGCTCCAGGGCCGTCCGCTGATCGTGCGCGCCCTCGACATCGGCGGCGACAAGCAGGTGCCCCATCTCGCCCTGCCGAAGGAGGAGAACCCCTTCCTCGGCGTGCGCGGCGCCCGCCTGCTGCTGCGCCGGCCCGACCTGATGGAGCCGCAGCTGCGCGCCCTCTACCGCGCCGCGAAGGATTGCGTGCCCGCCGGCGCCCCGACGGGGAAGGACGCGCCGCTCTCGATCATGTTCCCGATGATCACCTCGGTGCCCGAGGTGCTGGCCCTGCGCGCGGCCTGCGAGCGGATCCGGGCCGAGATCGGCGCGCCGGCCGTGCCCCTCGGCATCATGATCGAGGTGCCGGCCGCCGCGATCCAGGCCGATGCCCTGGCGGCGCATTGCGACTTCTTCTCGATCGGCACCAACGACCTGACGCAATACGCGCTCGCCATCGACCGCCAGAACACCGAGCTGGCGCCGGAGGCCGATTCGCTCCATCCGGCGGTCCTGCGCCTGGTGCGGATGACCTGCGAGGGAGCCGCCCGGCACGGGCGCTATGTCGGGGTCTGCGGCGGCATTGCCGGCGATCCGTTCGGGGCGGGGCTGCTCGCGGGACTCGGCGTCCACGAACTCTCGATGACGCCCCGCGACCTGCCGGCCGTGAAGGCCCGCCTGCGCGCCGCCTCGCTCGCCGAGCTGAAGGCGCTCGCCGACGACGCCTGCGCCCAGCCCGATGCCGCGTCGGTGCGGGCCCTCGACCGGGAGGCGCGGTCGTGA
- a CDS encoding LacI family DNA-binding transcriptional regulator — protein sequence MTVGIRDVARAAGVSTATVSRALGKGPVSDALREQVEAAVRATGYRPNLSARRLRSQSAQTIGLIVADIRNPFFTAVSRAVEDAAYQAGMRLILCNTGEDAEREALYLRLMQEERVTGVVFAPTRRTAERLRPEDFPFPLVLIDRTGPPGGHDGVVLDNVAAGAALVDHLVEQGYSRIAGLFGSTSSTAEERRDGYLAAMRRHGLEPQMRNVPPDAEPAQGEVARWLAEPSRPEALVVSNGLILMGAVRAARAAGVAWPDGLALAGFDNEPWTELVEPGLTVIEQPVAEIGAQAMGLLFDRLKNPGQPVRKVVLSGRLIARGSTGRR from the coding sequence ATGACCGTCGGCATCCGTGACGTCGCCCGCGCCGCGGGCGTATCCACCGCGACCGTGTCGCGGGCCTTGGGAAAAGGCCCGGTCAGCGACGCCCTGCGCGAGCAGGTCGAGGCGGCGGTCCGGGCGACCGGCTACCGGCCGAACCTGTCCGCCCGCCGCCTGCGCTCGCAATCGGCCCAGACCATCGGGCTCATCGTCGCCGACATCCGGAACCCGTTCTTCACCGCGGTCAGCCGGGCGGTCGAGGATGCGGCCTACCAGGCTGGGATGCGGCTGATCCTGTGCAACACCGGCGAGGACGCCGAGCGCGAGGCCCTGTACCTGCGGCTGATGCAGGAGGAGCGGGTCACCGGCGTCGTCTTCGCGCCGACCCGCCGCACGGCCGAGCGGCTGCGGCCGGAGGATTTTCCGTTCCCCCTGGTGCTGATCGACCGTACCGGGCCGCCCGGCGGCCATGACGGCGTGGTGCTCGACAACGTCGCGGCCGGCGCCGCCCTGGTCGATCACCTGGTGGAACAGGGCTATTCCCGCATCGCCGGGCTGTTCGGCTCGACGAGCTCGACCGCCGAGGAGCGCCGCGACGGCTATCTCGCGGCGATGCGCCGGCACGGGCTGGAGCCGCAGATGCGCAATGTGCCGCCCGACGCCGAGCCGGCGCAAGGGGAGGTGGCGCGCTGGCTCGCCGAGCCGTCGCGGCCCGAGGCGCTGGTCGTCTCGAACGGCCTGATCCTGATGGGGGCGGTGCGGGCGGCTCGCGCGGCGGGCGTGGCCTGGCCCGACGGGCTCGCGCTGGCGGGCTTCGACAACGAGCCCTGGACCGAGCTGGTCGAGCCCGGCCTGACGGTGATCGAGCAGCCGGTCGCCGAGATCGGCGCCCAGGCGATGGGGCTGCTGTTCGACCGGTTGAAGAATCCGGGGCAGCCGGTGCGCAAGGTGGTGCTGAGCGGGCGGCTCATCGCTCGGGGGTCGACGGGGCGGCGGTGA